One Lutzomyia longipalpis isolate SR_M1_2022 chromosome 4, ASM2433408v1 DNA segment encodes these proteins:
- the LOC129795432 gene encoding dicarboxylate carrier SLC25A8-like, whose translation MVQSKNTSANLEASFGVRLLTAGTAACIADFVTFPLDTAKVRLQIQGEGQIRIPLSTATANGATVVSAGAPPPAAQYRGLVGTVSTIVRQEGFRALYNGLSAGLQRQMAFASVRLGAYDSVKMLYQRVLRENPEGLQIFTRVLAGFTTGGMAVMLAQPTDVVKVRFQAQNRTTASPNSVRYRSTLSAYRTIGRDEGVRGLWKGTLPNVGRNAIVNVAEIVCYDIIKECLLKYTPMEDAIPCHFTAAVIAGFATTVAASPIDVVKTRYMNSKPGQYRGAIDCAIQMGRGEGASAFYKGFVPSFARLVSWNIVLWITYEQLKILIFKPPRKE comes from the exons ATGGTGCAATCAAAGAACACATCAGCCAATCTAGAGGCTAGTTTTGGCGTACGACTCCTAACAGCGGGCACAGCAGCATGTATTGCGGACTTTGTCACATTTCCCCTGGATACGGCAAAAGTGAGACTTCAG ATTCAGGGTGAAGGACAAATCCGTATTCCACTGAGTACAGCTACAGCAAATGGGGCTACAGTGGTGAGCGCAGGAGCTCCACCACCAGCTGCTCAATATCGCGGTTTGGTTGGCACAGTCAGTACAATTGTTCGTCAAGAGGGTTTCAG AGCACTGTACAATGGCCTCTCAGCTGGTCTGCAGAGACAAATGGCCTTTGCTTCGGTGCGCCTTGGGGCCTACGACAGCGTTAAGATGCTGTATCAGCGTGTACTGCGTGAAAATCCCGAAGGTTTGCAGATCTTCACGCGTGTCCTCGCGGGTTTCACCACTGGCGGAATGGCTGTGATGCTGGCACAACCCACAGATGTCGTTAAGGTGCGCTTCCAGGCACAAAATCGCACAACAGCATCCCCCAATAGTGTCCGCTACCGCAGCACCTTGTCGGCGTACAGAACAATTGGCCGCGATGAGGGTGTACGGGGGCTGTGGAAGGGAACCCTGCCCAATGTGGGGCGCAATGCCATTGTCAATGTGGCGGAAATTGTATGCTATGACATCATTAAGGAGTGCCTGCTCAAGTACACACCCATGGAGGATGCAATTCCATGCCATTTCACAGCTGCCGTGATTGCGGGCTTTGCCACCACCGTGGCTGCATCACCCATTGATGTGGTTAAGACGCGCTACATGAACTCCAAGCCAGGGCAGTATCGCGGTGCCATTGATTGTGCCATCCAAATGGGACGTGGTGAGGGAGCTTCGGCCTTCTACAAGGGCTTCGTGCCATCATTTGCACGTCTCGTGTCGTGGAATATTGTTCTCTGGATCACATATGAACAACTCAAAATTCTCATCTTCAAGCCACCTCGCAAGGAGTGA
- the LOC129795429 gene encoding recQ-mediated genome instability protein 1 homolog has protein sequence MVSNLINTVKNKFLSKYIKLDEDWLSGCIDWVTSDCPGLHADDVYKKAYDQWLLTDLSETGVPCIPERVFQQKDPFSLPGKFILQLNFVIDISESSYDQWRRLNDQKLDEPEPIEEFRTQSSNQGKKQPKRKRLLKLELTDGTRKVDAMEYRPVPCLSTKLFPGTKLLISGPIQCSNGVLLLTQSNVNVLGGEVDTLLVPNAFENILLKQLNKPLNPKPRLDYQEAKVAEESQPPVRNHSNRPVVMAQFKKPPPRTGNGIVVPELEQLMNEDDNLLSGMEMETLEAGSTGRPTTPELLEFEREDENLFNDAAMLDEVEMLGPAPNPPEPPPMASTSHAAGDSFQDFVDQALFDEDFLPPPEHRRNPSILDSDYQFRIRGHSLVTIDQLTNILQKQGDSVGDRSFILRGKFHRVVEKLIIKDDYWNIGVLFEDLWSREKLKVRILSVVLNKLTGRTAKELTEMYKCAQGRPNIKEEIQEILEMLKEKIRKVDCYLKIDYSTDFPCPSLVELIDAAPVLNNILRMKVQSENLTSVQ, from the exons ATGGTCTCAAATCTCATAAATacagtgaaaaataaattcctatcaaaatatataaaattagacGAGGACTGGCTATCAGG ATGTATTGATTGGGTGACATCAGATTGCCCGGGACTCCATGCGGATGATGTCTACAAGAAGGCCTACGATCAATGGCTCCTCACGGATTTATCTGAAACTGGAGTACCTTGTATTCCTGAGCGTGTCTTCCAGCAGAAAGATCCCTTCTCCCTTCCGgggaaatttattcttcagcTGAACTTTGTGATTGATATTT CTGAATCATCATATGATCAGTGGCGACGACTTAATGACCAAAAACTCGATGAACCAGAGCCAATTGAGGAGTTCCGGACACAAAGTAGCAATCAAGGGAAGAAGCAGCCGAAGAGGAAGAGGCTCTTGAAGCTGGAACTTACAGATGGAACACGCAAAGTTGATGCCATGGAATACAGACCCGTACCTTGTTTATCCACTAAACTCTTCCCTGGAACGAAGCTTCTTATCTCTGGACCCATTCAGTGCTCAAATGGTGTCCTCCTCCTCACACAATCCAATGTGAATGTTCTCGGTGGGGAGGTTGATACCCTCCTTGTTCCCAATGCTTTTGAGAATATTCTTCTCAAGCAACTCAACAAACCGCTCAATCCAAAGCCACGATTGGACTATCAGGAAGCAAAAGTCGCGGAGGAGTCTCAACCACCTGTACGGAATCATTCCAATCGCCCCGTTGTGATGGCACAATTCAAGAAACCTCCTCCAAGGACTGGGAATGGTATTGTTGTACCCGAACTAGAGCAACTTATGAATGAGGATGATAACTTGTTGAGTGGAATGGAGATGGAGACCCTCGAAGCGGGCTCCACTGGACGTCCAACCACACCGGAATTGCTGGAATTTGAGCGAGAAGATGAGAATCTCTTCAATGATGCTGCAATGCTCGATGAAGTGGAAATGCTTGGGCCAGCCCCCAATCCCCCTGAACCACCCCCAATGGCATCCACATCCCACGCTGCAGGAGATTCTTTTCAAGACTTTGTGGATCAAGCTCTATTTGATGAGGATTTCCTCCCACCTCCGGAACATCGGAGAAATCCCTCAATTCTCGACAGTGATTACCAATTTCGCATTCGGGGGCACAGCCTCGTGACAATTGATCAATTGACCAACATCCTACAGAAGCAGGGTGATTCAGTTGGGGATCGTAGCTTCATTTTACGCGGAAAATTCCATCGTGTCGTTGAGAAGTTAATCATTAAGGATGACTACTGGAACATTGGGGTTCTCTTTGAAGATTTGTGGTCCAGGGAGAAGCTAAAGGTGCGAATTTTATCTGTTGTACTCAATAAACTAACAGGACGCACGGCTAAGGAGCTCACGGAGATGTACAAGTGCGCCCAGGGACGCCCAAATATAAAGGAAGAGATTCAGGAA aTCTTGGAgatgttaaaagaaaagatccgGAAGGTGGATTGTTACTTGAAAATTGACTATTCCACGGATTTTCCCTGCCCTAGCCTTGTGGAACTCATCGATGCAGCACCCGTACTCAATAATATCCTCCGTATGAAGGTTCAGAGTGAGAATCTCACGTCAGTtcagtaa